Proteins encoded together in one Scheffersomyces stipitis CBS 6054 chromosome 5, complete sequence window:
- a CDS encoding predicted protein, which produces MTWTKRDFLDLSADSTFGSTAFNLGKDPLLHQLEQVREYSEQDLLANMIYIFLLLVFATVVLGAVSFGVREYYLSMKSKLDTATSPFTPQAEDEIWNARNDQIQTTPALPESNAPSSNLKQLPMESEESQNRLSENSLASGFTHFTENRVQSQKNHTIEETESSNQGLSGSLEQVTELEKIQIFRDDIESPGLKHFMSADISKGENLLSEKDSPQEPSPPPPPPPTRVRTKSKTNKKTTYSISHLLSLNSDISTKYLTHRLKSRSIKMSKILRYSADIPATEFETAWNANKSVNDARAKLEMNEAGDSDFETDSDAGSDYGDKNKCTGCIAVLQLLSIGVSDPILGNPNYFLPAFNDLIEHLIDTGQVFQVLVYSVRSHSQLLLLEMMLIYCWSHWNYRSNDSSAIQRQFQKWNLVEPVVRSRDTIFRYLCNLQLGLAANYTEISLSSTPSFINEGEFRIHLLLREAVKSFCNDYMQFIPMIAQAVDVAQLHNTKVLFYDLLHVLLQKHSQCCMAEYLSEDNTDLKALVQHGLWHKHNHRLHKYSYRILHFLLEQGDHNLVESWERQVEGGKLYVPSAGVVANATVSANSPQQSSGINMYATALQKPITPGGLSYGLLSGLVYGTQRHSSMRRKLAREL; this is translated from the coding sequence ATGACCTGGACAAAGAGAGACTTTCTAGATCTATCAGCAGATTCAACTTTTGGTTCCACAGCCTTCAATCTAGGCAAAGACCCTCTCTTGCACCAATTGGAACAAGTAAGAGAATACAGTGAACAGGATCTTCTAGCCAATATGATTTacatttttcttctcttggtgTTCGCAACGGTGGTACTAGGGGCTGTTTCTTTTGGAGTCAGAGAGTACTACTTGTCAATGAAGAGCAAGTTGGATACAGCAACTAGCCCTTTTACGCCGCAGGCTGAGGATGAAATTTGGAATGCTCGTAATGACCAGATACAGACAACACCAGCATTACCTGAATCAAACGCtccttcttccaatttgaaACAATTGCCCATGGAGTCGGAAGAAAGTCAAAATCGACTTTCAGAGAACTCGTTGGCTTCAGGATTCACTCATTTCACAGAGAACAGAGTCCAGCTGCAAAAAAATCACACtatagaagaaacagaatctAGTAACCAGGGCCTTTCCGGATCTTTAGAACAGGTGACGGAGCTTGAGAAAATCCAAATCTTTCGTGATGATATCGAATCTCCAGGCTTGAAACACTTTATGTCTGCTGATATTAGCAAGGGAGAGAACTTATTATCTGAAAAAGATTCGCCGCAAGAGCCACTGccacctccaccacctccGCCTACAAGAGTGAGAACCAAATCCAAGACCAACAAAAAGACTACTTATAGTATTAGCCATCTTCTTAGTCTCAACAGTGACATCCTGACCAAATACTTAACTCACAGACTTAAGAGTCGGTCGATCAAGATGTCAAAGATATTGCGGTATTCGGCAGATATTCCTGCCACAGAGTTTGAAACTGCCTGGAATGCTAACAAGAGTGTGAATGATGCCAGAGCAAAGCTTGAGATGAACGAAGCTGGTGATTCAGACTTCGAGACAGACTCAGACGCAGGCTCTGATTATGGCGACAAGAACAAGTGCACAGGTTGCATAGCTGTTCTTCAGTTATTATCTATAGGAGTGTCTGATCCCATTTTGGGCAACCCCAACTACTTCTTACCAGCCTTTAATGATTTGATAGAGCATCTTATAGACACTGGACAAGTATTCCAAGTGCTTGTCTACAGCGTTCGTTCACATTCACagctacttcttcttgaaatgaTGTTGATCTATTGCTGGTCCCATTGGAATTACCGTAGCAACGACTCGAGCGCTATTCAACGCCAGTTTCAAAAGTGGAACTTGGTAGAGCCTGTTGTTCGCAGCCGAGACACCATATTCAGGTATCTCTGCAACCTTCAGTTAGGACTAGCTGCCAATTATACTGAGATTTCACTCTCGTCCACTCCATCTTTCATTAACGAAGGAGAGTTCCGTATCCACTTACTCTTGAGAGAAGCCGTCAAGTCCTTCTGCAACGATTACATGCAATTCATCCCCATGATAGCGCAAGCTGTAGATGTAGCACAGTTGCACAATACAAAGGTGCTATTCTACGATCTCCTCCatgttcttctccagaagcACAGCCAATGTTGCATGGCCGAGTACTTACTGGAAGATAATACTGATCTCAAGGCTTTGGTTCAACACGGTCTTTGGCACAAACACAACCACCGTTTGCACAAGTACTCGTACCGAATTCTCCACTTCTTGCTAGAACAAGGCGACCACAATCTAGTAGAGCTGTGGGAAAGACAAGTAGAAGGAGGCAAGCTCTACGTTCCTTCCGCTGGTGTTGTCGCTAATGCTACAGTCTCGGCCAATTCTCCGCAACAACTGCTGGGAATCAACATGTATGCCACAGCACTCCAGAAACCAATTACGCCTGGAGGTTTGAGCTACGGACTTCTTAGTGGGCTTGTCTATGGAACCCAGCGGCATTCGAGTATGCGCCGTAAGCTTGCAAGAGAGTTGTGA
- the PGK1 gene encoding 3-phosphoglycerate kinase (phosphoglycerate kinase [EC:2.7.2.3] [KO:K00927]~go_function phosphoglycerate kinase activity~go_process glycolysis), translating to MSLSNKLSVKDLDVSGKRVFIRVDFNVPLDGKTITNNQRIVAALPTIKYVLEQKPKAVILASHLGRPNGERVDKYSLAPVADELEKLLGERVVFLSDCVGSDVESAVNGATNGQVFLLENLRYHIEEEGSQKKDGEKIKASKEDVQKFRDQLTSLADVYINDAFGTAHRAHSSMVGFNLPQRAAGFLMAKELEYFAKALENPVRPFLAILGGAKVSDKIQLIDNLLDKVDLLIVGGGMAFTFKKVLDNMPIGDSLFDEAGSKNVEALVAKAKKNGVEIVLPVDFVTADKFDKDAQVSTATQEQGIPDSWMGLDAGPKSRELFSATVAKAKTIVWNGPPGVFEFEKFAAGTKSLLDDVVKSAEAGNTVIIGGGDTATVAKKYGVVDKLSHVSTGGGASLELLEGKELPGVVAISDKQ from the coding sequence ATGTCGTTATCCAACAAATTGTCTGTTAAGGACCTTGATGTCTCTGGCAAGAGAGTCTTCATCAGAGTCGACTTCAATGTCCCATTGGACGGCAAGaccatcaccaacaaccaACGTATCGTTGCTGCTTTGCCAACCATCAAGTACGTCTTGGAACAAAAGCCAAAGGCCGTCATCTTGGCTTCCCACTTGGGCAGACCTAACGGTGAAAGAGTCGACAAGTACTCTTTAGCCCCTGTAGCCGACgaattggaaaaattgTTGGGCGAAAGAGTCGTCTTCTTGAGCGACTGTGTCGGTTCCGACGTCGAGTCGGCTGTCAACGGTGCTACCAACGGCCAggtcttcttgttggaaaacttgaGATACcacattgaagaagaaggttcTCAGAAGAAGGACGGTGAGAAGATCAAGGCTTCTAAGGAAGATGTGCAAAAGTTCAGAGACCAATTGACCTCTTTGGCCGACGTGTACATCAACGATGCCTTCGGAACTGCTCACAGAGCCCATTCATCCATGGTTGGTTTCAACTTACCTCAGAGAGCTGCTGGTTTCTTGATGGccaaggaattggaatacTTTGCCAAAGCATTGGAAAACCCTGTCAGACCTTTCCTTGCCATCTTGGGAGGTGCCAAGGTCTCTGACAAGATTCAATTGattgacaacttgttggacaagGTCGACTTGTTGATTGTCGGTGGTGGTATGGCTTTCACCTTCAAGAAGGTGTTGGACAACATGCCTATCGGAGACTCTTTGTTTGACGAGGCTGGTTCCAAGAACGTTGAGGCTTTGGTTGCtaaagcaaagaagaacggTGTTGAAATCGTTTTGCCAGTTGACTTTGTCACTGCTGACAAGTTTGACAAGGATGCCCAAGTCTCGACTGCTACCCAGGAACAAGGTATTCCAGACTCATGGATGGGTTTGGATGCTGGTCCAAAGTCGAGAGAATTATTCTCTGCCACTGTTGCCAAGGCTAAGACTATTGTCTGGAACGGTCCACCAGGAGTATTTGAATTCGAAAAGTTTGCTGCTGGTaccaagtcgttgttggaCGACGTTGTCAAGTCTGCTGAAGCTGGCAACACTGTCATTATCGGTGGTGGTGACACTGCCACTGTAGCCAAGAAGTACGGTGTTGTTGACAAGTTGTCGCATGTCTCTACTGGAGGTGGTGCTTCcttggaattgttggaagGTAAGGAATTGCCAGGTGTTGTTGCCATTTCCGACAAACAATAG
- a CDS encoding predicted protein — protein sequence KRNRSIILSSSPPSTGQLFVTEDETIEESSFSFSQQNQKQRQDQNINKEPNTSILDVVHWLSDSSMISESDPKSASPRAVDSHKNKTTSDTTISSKPVVTEISPPRSKTKTNEYSLSFQSKNTSVSPTYGTNLEPKSKKVEGSPSKSKSRKANVKVPAVSKEMKDANRVTRSKEELLSEMIIMMAPCVKSMFKQDYLETQFEKPHISDFISDLPMICWNRKVKALYNPETDLFVPCEETELQEKNIVLYYEAQEFFEKVHERTLKYQVNRALSLRKQDNDTIMYKIIIMVEGYDVFINKLKRMEQNKYKSKVLDRLNEPDSLSSSQSQPKRRKNTIEPTLDITAKEAELLMNSVQIELKVNIFTVRNSSEAVDWLLSYTYAISYSLYDKFERNSSLANIGVVRSGSDSKSTFIGGVRQFKLLTEAKAERLYSHYPSLQSIYQVLTRSGALERDGNGKNLIPPSAESAMLRFFTSEDPHEAINE from the exons AAGCGAAATCGAAGTATTATACTTCTGTCATCTCCTCCTTCAACAGGACAACTTTTTGTTACAGAAGACGAGACAATTGAGGAGTCgtctttttcatttctgcAGCAGAATCAAAAGCAGAGACAAGACCAGAATATCAATAAGGAACCCAATACTTCTATCTTAGATGTGGTCCATTGGCTTTCAGATAGCAGTATGATCAGCGAGTCTGACCCTAAAAGCGCTTCTCCTA GAGCTGTAGATTCACACAAGAACAAAACGACGAGCGATACAACTATAAGTTCCAAACCAGTAGTTACAGAAATTTCACCTCCAAGAtccaaaacaaaaacaaaTGAATATTCACTTTCATTCCAACTGAAGAATACATCTGTAAGTCCAACTTATGGTACCAATTTGGAACCTAAATCTaaaaaagttgaaggtTCACcatcaaaatcaaagtcACGCAAAGCGAATGTCAAGGTTCCAGCCGTGCTGAAGGAGATGAAAGACGCCAATAGAGTCACCagaagcaaagaagagttgCTCTCTGAAATGATTATAATGATGGCTCCCTGTGTGAAATCAATGTTTAAGCAAGATTATCTAGAAACACAATTTGAGAAGCCTCATATTTCTGATTTCATTAGTGATCTTCCAATGATTTGTTGGAACAGAAAAGTCAAGGCGTTGTACAATCCGGAGACCGATTTGTTTGTTCCCTGTGAAGAGACAGAGCTTCAGGAGAAGAATATAGTACTCTATTATGAGGCCCAAGAGttttttgaaaaagttcACGAGAGAACACTCAAGTACCAAGTTAACCGAGCATTATCTCTTCGGAAACAAGACAACGACACTATAATGTACAAGATTATCATTATGGTAGAGGGGTATGATgttttcatcaacaaacTCAAGCGTATGGAGCagaacaagtacaagagcaaagttcttgatcgACTAAACGAGCCCGATTCTTTGCTGCTGTCACAGTCGCAGCCAAAAAGACGTAAAAATACAATTGAACCAACGCTAGATATTACAGCTAAAGAGGCTGAATTGCTTATGAATTCTGTTCAGATCGAATTAAAGGTTAATATCTTCACCGTGAGAAATAGCAGCGAAGCCGTGGATTGGCTACTTTCATACACCTATGCCATCAGTTATTCACTCTACGACAAGTTTGAGAGAAACAGCTCATTGGCCAATATTGGCGTAGTTCGTTCTGGCTCAGATTCAAAATCCACGTTCATTGGTGGAGTGAGACAGTTCAAGTTGCTTACTGAGGCTAAGGCTGAAAGACTTTATAGTCACTATCCGTCTCTTCAATCTATTTATCAAGTGCTCACGAGAAGTGGAGCTCTTGAACGTGATGGCAACGGAAAGAATCTAATTCCTCCTTCTGCTGAAAGTGCCATGTTGAGGTTTTTTACGTCAGAAGACCCTCACGAAGCTATTAATGAATAA
- a CDS encoding predicted protein has translation MDKLLQWSIAQQSGDKEAIQKLGQPDPKMLEQLFGGPDEPTLMKQAIAVIQNPEATLEDKEIAFDNFEMLIENLDNANNIENMKLWPAIVNQLEDGVPATLRVYAASVIGTAVQNNPKAQEDFNKTSGPEKLIKIASDEKTPKDLLLKTLYALSSAMRNFKPAYANFVENNGWNIISLSKENDHKIQLRQLSAVSSILSTGLDEDKQENIQNAKLVEYLVSILTKDGHIGCIEKALNIISELAHYKYQFTSTEIARLAQGLEQIETLSDRLTEEDLVSAKKIVS, from the coding sequence ATGGATAAACTTCTCCAGTGGTCGATAGCCCAGCAGTCAGGGGACAAGGAGGCCATCCAGAAGCTCGGACAGCCGGATCCCAAGATGCTTGAGCAACTTTTCGGAGGACCAGATGAACCTACGCTCATGAAACAAGCCATAGCAGTGATACAGAACCCAGAAGCCACATTggaagataaagaaattgCCTTCGATAACTTCGAGATGCTCATAGAAAACTTGGATAACGCCAACAACATCGAAAATATGAAGTTGTGGCCAGCTATAGTTAATCAATTGGAAGATGGAGTTCCAGCTACGCTCAGGGTCTATGCTGCTTCAGTGATTGGAACTGCCGTTCAAAACAATCCAAAGGCacaagaagacttcaacaagacaaGTGGtccagaaaagttgatcaaaaTCGCTTCTGACGAAAAGACTCCTAAAGATTTGCTTCTTAAGACGTTATATGCTCTTTCCTCAGCCATGAGAAACTTCAAGCCAGCATATGCCAACTTCGTAGAAAACAACGGCTGGAACATCATCAGTCTCtccaaagaaaatgacCACAAGATTCAGTTGAGACAGTTGTCAGCTGTATCGTCTATCTTGTCCACAGGTCTTGACGAAgacaaacaagaaaacaTCCAGAATGCCAAATTGGTTGAGTATTTGGTATCGATTTTGACCAAAGATGGCCATATAGGTTGTATCGAAAAGGCACTTAATATCATTTCTGAACTCGCCCATTATAAGTACCAATTTACATCCACGGAAATTGCACGGTTAGCACAAGGCTTGGAACAGATCGAGACGTTATCAGACAGATTGACTGAGGAAGACTTGGTTTCTGCCAAAAAGATCGTATCATGA
- a CDS encoding predicted protein (go_component exocyst~go_process vesicle docking during exocytosis; protein transport) has product MVSHRLSLNMPPGAAAAQTSRAIDESIFELKEVHNTIKYDWPQFLVEDANPIEVAVALLDDTSVGLAHRFPEFQHIMKGTETALRHVVNEHHELFNNSIGSYHLLLSTLQDSHSDAGQIKQMLESTAKDVQDRSESLTDLSVASARYSEMIEILDAISEVTAIPNKIDQLVEEKKIHEVYDVISNGYKIAEKYNLWSLSAMGAMQSYLEIQSNNLFDMIVDELQNEIYQKGGSAAASSNSNTDSTSNFSSWMSLVNSSNPKLASFKALVTESHNLEQYVYNSANLDISEVVEVFSEPVEKFVSQQLPSVHAHYSSTDGGSEINYSILLDAASTSSAQSFHYIYMLLHTAAKLSRLHQVIEILINSNQSELHGLISRATETVKSRNGIALAKLAKLQNYEQTSIADVIGNNSFSDSAVVVLQDLFGSIFCKALAVFQRHKVVSEVVNLLESDIHNSSYNLLSVWNMLKKELQALVLNYIHGDSLVLAENSNELLKVKNKSKIYDILSKKDSFRFEDVSYKKSTKTTNDLSTILQDMFPGFVLQDSSGKKSGLIDSSSPYIQNENFNAMVEVLVPKNLYNMRIILEPFLIFIEGSQRLFSDFSNPTKAPANKLALQFFEDFMKISFLSHVRESLEFSFREYIGGTYIRSEHDKGGVTHITGLKLDLVSLTRNTDLGIITAKQPADSPSSTVIYENALNFKKIFLNICSILNTSLTYRREFSDTALNFLESFAMAYNSFYQELLSTGNVSHNNYNSAIDSSNKPTSRISRWMRIPALTEISGVVLHANASASLQELEALIVKENAIILSDSEVPARAFDINKDDLLDVESFNQVCYLLLTTSWILKWLPSIKKQSNYSAYEDDDTVKISVVDKLRHNWSFLENGRSGTNVGAGNVDVNQQNIFLALNSEKIQRFDELVQVFESIRDKTLLALRYDLRCKSIYYIGRSFKESDWIPTTEPGDADPPVALLNKEVFSIDAKLSKTLTTLEREGIFVGLPAFLNQLLIQGSILVHKVNTNGIKRILLNIFTLSQMLRNLSSNPETVDFNKSSKYFELFTMNEFNMLNQIRANEQKFTLGELNNMARLIYSEKLADGNGTQFNKTKYSDLLKKISELVKS; this is encoded by the exons ATGGTTAGTCATCGACTTTCGCTCAACATGCCCCCAGGCGCTGCCGCAGCACAAACTTCCCGTGCCATAGACGAGTCGatctttgaattgaaagaagttCACAATACGATCAAATACGACTGGCCCCAGTTTCTTGTAGAGGATGCCAATCCGATAGAAGTGGCCGTCGCGCTATTGGACGACACTTCAGTCGGTTTAGCACATCGTTTCCCAGAGTTCCAGCATATTATGAAGGGGACCGAGACAGCATTAAGACATGTAGTTAACGAGCATCATGAGCTTTTTAACAACTCTATCGGTTCATAtcatttgcttctttctacGCTTCAGGATTCGCATTCGGATGCTGGTCAGATCAAACAGATGTTGGAACTGACAGCCAAAGACGTACAGGATCGGTCTGAGAGTTTAACGGATTTGAGTGTAGCGTCGGCTCGGTACTCGGAGATGATAGAGATCCTTGATGCCATATCAGAGGTAACAGCGATCCCCAACAAGATCGACCAGTTGgtggaagaaaaaaagattcACGAAGTGTATGATGTCATATCGAATGGATATAAGATCGCAGAAAAATACAACTTGTGGAGCTTGCTGGCGATGGGAGCAATGCAGAGTTATCTTGAAATCCagtccaacaacttgtttgACATGATTGTAGACGAATTGCAAAACGAAATTTACCAGAAAGGAGGTTCAGCTGCTGCTTCCTCAAACAGTAACACCGACAGCACCAGCAACTTCTCTTCGTGGATGTCGTTGGTGAACTCATCGAATCCAAAGCTTGCACTGTTCAAGGCTTTAGTGACAGAGCTGCACAACTTGGAGCAGTACGTATATAACTCGGCAAATCTCGACATCTCAGAGGTGGTTGAGGTGTTTTCCGAGCCCGTTGAGAAATTTGTAAGTCAGCAGTTGCCGTCAGTACATGCCCATTATAGTAGCACGGATGGAGGCTCTGAGATCAACTACTCTATCTTACTTGATGCGGCGCTGACGTCCTCGGCCCAATCATTCCACTATATCTACATGCTCTTGCACACGGCTGCTAAACTCAGTAGACTTCATCAGGTGATCGAGATTTTAATTAACAGCAACCAACTGGAACTTCACGGTTTGATCAGTAGGGCTACTGAAACAGTAAAGCTGAGAAATGGTATAGCGCTTGCaaagttggccaagttgcAGAATTATGAGCAGACGTCTATTGCTGATGTGATAGGCAACAACAGCTTTAGCGATTCTGCTGTTGTCGTTCTCCAGGACTTGTTTGGGTCCATTTTCTGTAAGGCATTGGCTGTGTTCCAGCGCCACAAAGTAGTATCTGAAGTCGTAAATCTCTTGGAATCTG ATATCCACAACAGTTCGTACAACTTGCTCAGTGTGTGGAacatgttgaagaaagagctcCAGGCGTTGGTGCTCAACTACATCCATGGAGACTCGTTGGTTCTAGCCGAGAATTCGAACGAGTTGTTAAAAGTCAAAAATAAGAGCAAAATCTATGACATTCTCAGCAAAAAGGACTCGTTTAGATTCGAAGATGTTTCCTACAAAAAGTCTACAAAGACTACTAACGATCTCCTGACTATTCTCCAGGACATGTTCCCTGGATTTGTACTACAAGATTCTTCTGGTAAGAAGTCCGGACTCATTGACTCGTCTTCTCCATACATCCAGAATGAGAATTTCAACGCCATGGTGGAGGTGTTGGTTCCAAAGAATCTTTACAATATGCGGATCATCCTTGAGCCTTTTCTCATATTCATTGAAGGCTCACAGAGACTTTTTTCGGATTTCCTGAATCCCACCAAAGCCCCTGCCAACAAGTTAGCGTTGCAGttctttgaagatttcATGAAGATCTCGTTTTTGTCGCACGTCAGAGAGAGTCTAGAATTCTCATTCCGCGAATATATAGGAGGCACATATATACGCTCAGAACACGACAAAGGTGGGGTTACACATATCACAGGGCTCAAGTTGGACTTGGTTTCGCTTACGAGAAATACTGATTTGGGTATAATCACCGCTAAGCAGCCTGCAGATTCTCCAAGCTCTACGGTAATTTACGAGAATGctttgaacttcaagaagattttcCTCAACATCTGCCTGATTCTCAACACTTCACTTACGTACAGACGAGAGTTCAGTGACACGGCcctcaacttcttggaaagcTTTGCCATGGCTTACAACAGCTTTTACCAGGAGTTGTTATCAACTGGAAACGTCCTGCacaacaactacaataGTGCTATTGACTCTTCCAATAAGCCAACCCTGAGAATAAGCAGATGGATGCGTATTCCTGCTTTGACGGAAATAAGTGGAGTTGTGCTTCATGCCAATGCTCTGGCAAGCCTACAAGAGTTGGAAGCGTTGATCGTGAAAGAAAACGCTATTATTCTCTCTGATAGCGAAGTTCCAGCCAGAGCCTTTGACATTAACAAGGACGATTTGCTTGATGTCGAATCGTTCAATCAAGTCTGCtacttgttgttgacaaCGTCGTGGATCTTGAAGTGGCTTCCTTCTATCAAGAAGCAGTCCAACTATCTGGCCtatgaagacgatgacaCCGTCAAGATATCTGTTGTCGACAAATTGCGTCATAACTGGTCGTTCTTGGAAAATGGCAGATCTGGTACAAACGTGGGCGCAGGTAATGTAGACGTAAACCAGCAAAACATCTTCTTGGCTCTCAATTCCGAGAAAATCCAACGCTTTGACGAATTGGTTCAAGTGTTTGAGTCTATAAGAGACAAGACATTGCTTGCTCTTAGATACGATTTGCGTTGTAAATCTATCTACTACATAGGTAGATCATTCAAAGAGTCTGATTGGATTCCTACAACAGAGCCTGGCGATGCTGACCCTCCTGTAGCTTTGCTTAACAAGGAAGTATTTTCTATAGATGCCAAGTTGAGCAAAACGTTGACGACGTTGGAAAGGGAAGGAATATTTGTGGGTTTGCCGGCTttcttgaaccagttgCTTATACAGGGCTCGATATTGGTTCACAAGGTCAACACCAATGGTATCAAGAGGATTCttttgaatatcttcaCTTTGCTGCAGATGTTGAGAAACTTGTCGAGTAATCCAGAGACGGTGGACTTCAATAAGTCGTCGAAGTACTTTGAGTTGTTCACCATGAACGAGTTCAACATGTTGAACCAGATCCGAGCCAACGAGCAGAAATTCACGCTAGGCGAGCTCAACAACATGGCTAGGTTAATTTATAGCGAGAAGTTGGCAGATGGAAACGGGACACAGTTTAATAAGACCAAGTATAgtgacttgttgaagaagatttctgAATTAGTGAAGAGCTAA
- a CDS encoding predicted protein (go_function catalytic activity~go_process metabolism) encodes MSGLELLAAGILGTSLLEAKYHLSEDLSILAKIIPNLPYLYHAKHGKASYWYKFEKTALSKPNNTAIAFPRPKANPPPIKLDSEGFKIYDDQFTTETYTYKELYNIILRFSHILKYDYGVTAQDTIGVDCMNKPLFIFLWFALWNIGATPAFLNFNTKDKPLVHCLKIANVSQVFIDPDCAGPIRDTEELIKQDAPTCKLHYMNEPELLKVLTDPSTPKYRAPDNTRNPQHQDYDCCALIYTSGTTGLPKAGIMSWRKAFLAGVMFGHIVKIKDSSNVLTAMPLYHSTAAMLGVCPTLLVGATVSISQKFSATSFWTQARLVGATHIQYVGEVCRYLLHAKPHPDQDRHNVRVAYGNGLRRDIWQEFKKRFHVEAVGEFYASTESPIATTNMQYGEYGVGACRKFGTIASALLSTQQTLIKMEPDDEEEVYRNPKTGFCEVVGINQPGELLMKIQNPQDTKASFQGYYGNKGATSKKILRDVFKKGDAWFRSGDLLKWDEDSMLYFVDRLGDTFRWKSENVSATEVENELMGSKTIKQSVVVGVRVPNHEGRACFAVLEPLDEFADESKHAEALKKIYNHVIHTLPKYAIPQFIKISGIEASHNHKVPKNQFKNQKLPKGESGTELIYWLNGDNYEELTEEAWATIISGDSKL; translated from the coding sequence ATGTCAGGACTTGAATTGCTTGCTGCCGGAATCTTGGGCACGCTGTTGTTGGAGGCCAAGTACCACTTGCTGGAAGACTTGTCGATTTTGGCCAAGATCATCCCCAATCTTCCCTACTTGTACCATGCTAAGCACGGAAAGGCCAGTTATTGGTACAAGTTTGAAAAAACGGCCTTGTCCAAGCCAAACAACACGGCAATTGCCTTCCCCAGGCCCAAGGCCAACCCTCCGCCAATCAAGCTTGACTCAGAAGGCTTTAAAATTTATGACGACCAGTTCACCACAGAAACCTACACCTACAAGGAGTTGTACAACATCATCTTGAGGTTTTCGCACATCTTGAAGTACGACTATGGGGTCACCGCTCAAGACACCATCGGTGTTGACTGTATGAACAAGCCATTGTTTATCTTCCTCTGGTTCGCGTTGTGGAACATCGGTGCCACGCCTGcgttcttgaacttcaacacgAAGGACAAGCCATTGGTACACTGTTTGAAGATCGCCAATGTCTCGCAGGTCTTCATTGACCCCGACTGTGCGGGTCCTATTAGAGACACCGAGGAACTCATCAAGCAGGATGCGCCAACTTGTAAGCTACACTACATGAACGAACcggagttgttgaaggtcTTGACAGACCCTTCCACACCCAAGTACAGAGCTCCTGACAACACCAGAAACCCACAACACCAGGACTACGACTGTTGTGCCTTGATCTACACCTCCGGTACCACCGGTTTACCCAAGGCCGGGATCATGTCGTGGAGGAAAGCTTTTTTGGCTGGTGTGATGTTTGGGCACATTgtcaagatcaaagatCTGTCCAACGTCTTGACGGCGATGCCATTATACCACTCGACTGCTGCTATGTTGGGAGTGTGTCCCACACTTTTGGTTGGTGCTACGGTTTCCATCTCCCAGAAGTTCTCAGCAACTTCGTTCTGGACGCAGGCTCGTTTGGTCGGAGCCACGCATATCCAGTACGTGGGTGAAGTGTGTCGTTATTTGTTGCACGCTAAACCACACCCTGATCAGGATAGACACAATGTAAGAGTTGCATACGGTAACGGTTTGCGTCGTGACATCTGGCAGGAGTTCAAGAAACGGTTCCATGTGGAAGCTGTGGGTGAGTTCTACGCCTCCACTGAGTCGCCCATTGCTACTACCAACATGCAATACGGTGAGTATGGAGTTGGTGCCTGCCGTAAATTTGGAACTATTGCCAGTGCACTCTTGAGCACCCAGCAGACGTTGATCAAAATGGAACCTGATGACGAAGAGGAGGTCTACAGAAACCCGAAAACTGGATTCTGTGAAGTGGTTGGGATCAACCAGCCAGGtgagttgttgatgaagatccaGAACCCGCAGGACACCAAGGCTTCGTTCCAGGGCTATTACGGTAACAAAGGTGCCACATCAAAGAAGATCCTCAGAGACGTATTCAAGAAGGGCGACGCCTGGTTCAGAAGCGgagacttgttgaagtgGGACGAGGACAGCATGTTGTACTTCGTAGACCGTTTGGGAGATACATTCCGTTGGAAATCGGAAAACGTCTCTGCAACTGAGGTTGAAAACGAGTTGATGGGATCCAAGACCATCAAGCAGAGTGTCGTCGTCGGTGTCAGAGTCCCTAACCACGAAGGTAGAGCTTGTTTTGCTGTGTTGGAGCCTCTTGACGAGTTTGCTGACGAATCCAAGCACGCCGAAGCCTTGAAAAAGATTTACAATCATGTAATCCACACGTTGCCCAAGTACGCCATTCCACAGTTCATCAAGATCAGTGGAATAGAGGCTTCTCACAACCACAAGGTTCCTAAGAACCAATTTaagaaccagaagttgCCCAAGGGTGAGTCTGGCACGGAACTCATTTACTGGTTAAATGGCGACAACTACGAAGAGTTGACGGAAGAGGCCTGGGCTACAATTATCAGTGGAGACTCCAAGTTATAG